A stretch of Myxococcus virescens DNA encodes these proteins:
- the rplN gene encoding 50S ribosomal protein L14, which translates to MIQMTSVLDVADNSGAKKVFCIKVLGGSKRKYASIGDVIVVSVREALPNSKVKKGDVAKAVIVRTKREVGRPDGSYIKFDGNSAVLINKDMEPIGTRIFGPVARELRARKFMKIISLAPEVL; encoded by the coding sequence ATGATTCAGATGACGAGCGTGCTCGACGTGGCGGACAACTCGGGCGCGAAGAAGGTGTTCTGCATCAAGGTGCTCGGTGGTTCGAAGCGCAAGTATGCGTCCATCGGCGACGTGATTGTCGTTTCGGTGCGCGAGGCGCTTCCCAACTCGAAGGTGAAGAAGGGTGACGTGGCCAAGGCCGTCATCGTTCGCACCAAGCGCGAGGTGGGTCGTCCGGACGGCAGCTACATCAAGTTCGACGGCAACTCCGCGGTCCTCATCAACAAGGACATGGAGCCCATTGGTACGCGTATCTTCGGGCCGGTGGCCCGTGAGCTCCGCGCCCGCAAGTTCATGAAGATCATCTCGCTGGCGCCCGAAGTCCTCTGA
- the rplX gene encoding 50S ribosomal protein L24, protein MQKLKVGDTIQVMAGAEASEKNPATKRGKVLKIDREAERVTVEGLRLVKRHMKKTPQSPEGGIVEKPGTIALANVQVVCAKCDKPTRVGIRTEGEEGKKKRFCKNCDALID, encoded by the coding sequence ATGCAGAAGCTGAAGGTTGGAGACACGATCCAGGTCATGGCCGGGGCCGAAGCCTCCGAGAAGAACCCGGCGACCAAGCGCGGCAAGGTACTGAAGATCGATCGCGAGGCTGAGCGCGTGACGGTCGAGGGCCTGCGCCTGGTCAAGCGTCACATGAAGAAGACGCCCCAGAGCCCGGAAGGCGGCATCGTCGAGAAGCCGGGCACGATCGCGCTGGCGAACGTGCAGGTGGTTTGCGCCAAGTGCGACAAGCCGACCCGAGTGGGCATCCGTACTGAAGGTGAAGAGGGCAAGAAGAAGCGGTTCTGCAAGAACTGCGACGCCCTGATTGACTAG